Proteins found in one Salvelinus alpinus chromosome 11, SLU_Salpinus.1, whole genome shotgun sequence genomic segment:
- the LOC139534206 gene encoding protein bicaudal D homolog 1-like isoform X5, producing the protein MAAGGRCGETVEQCRAEVERLTRELAEANREKIRAAECGLVVLEENQTLKQQYSDLEAEQEGLRQELEQLQEAFGQTFSTQRKVAADGETNEENLLQESATKEAYYTSRLLGIQSELKQSRAVTVNTQADNEHLSTLLQELRESNEMLELQRSRMREEIREYKFREARLLQDYTELEEENITLQKLVSTLKQNQVEYEGLKHEIKVLEEETELLNSQLEDALRLKDISEAQLEEALDSLKSEREQKKHLRKELVHHLSLCDVQYTGSAHLTFTSAPPSGTATPVSALSPNSEELGRCNGHLHGGSGTGTGTGSLPRANGECRGAGRKGEGMVSDLFSEMNLTEIQKLKQQLLQAEREKTGLLISLQECQTQLQHTQGALNEQHERALRLSERVTALRHLHREAHLAQEAQHDQEAHHLNREALMEQGEEEEEEKEKGLIHSRGQAFCHQTPGLEILQCKYRVAVTEVVELKAELKSLRERYNQCVEGGVEERTRGEAQHRSLEQQVGRLERSCREGREKVGGLETELRTAKNMASESQGALNAAQDELVTFSEELAQLYHHVCLCNNETPNRVMLDYYRHGRGLRGISASLKGDDTRVLLTPRLARRLAAVAAATSSSTAESRSPSESPSKERLSGEGGRDGGRDRDSPVPRTPPTGSPSISASSSSSSSSSSPAVEPAGDLRREPMNIYNLNAIIREQVRHLQRAVDRSLQLSRQRAAARELAPLFDKDKEACMEEILKLKSLLSTKREQIATLRLVLKANKQTAENALANLKSKYENEKHMVTDTMMKLRNELKALKEDAATFSSLRAMFATRCDEYVTQLDEMQRQLAAAEDEKKTLNSLLRMAIQQKLALTQRLEDLAFDQEQSHCTRGGKVARMKSSTPKSLIDRQKSAATVPPVSSQLRWEKASQASRRSIVSAIREYRAHCPLSSYSSSPPRVPLLWLAQPPCPPGPL; encoded by the exons GCGTTTGGCCAGACCTTCTCCACCCAGCGCAAGGTGGCTGCGGACGGGGAGACCAACGAGGAGAACCTCTTGCAGGAGTCAGCCACTAAGGAGGCATACTACACGAGTCGCCTGCTGGGGATCCAGTCAGAGCTCAAACAGAGCCGGGCCGTCACAGTCAACACGCAGGCCGACAACGAACACCTCAGTACACTGCTGCAGGAGCTCAGAGAG AGTAATGAGATGTTGGAGCTGCAGCGGAGCCGGATGAGAGAGGAGATCAGGGAGTATAAGTTCAGAGAGGCTCGACTCCTACAGGACTACACTgagctggaggaggagaacaTCACCCTGCAGAAACTAGTGTCCACTCTCAAACAGAACCAG gtgGAGTACGAGGGGTTAAAGCATGAGATCAAggttctggaggaggagaccgAGCTGCTGAACAGCCAGTTAGAAGACGCCTTACGTCTCAAAGACATCTCCGAGGCCCAGCTAGAGGAGGCCCTGGACTCCCTGAAGAGCGAGCGGGAGCAGAAGAAGCACCTCCGCAAGGAGCTGGTCCACCACCTCAGCCTGTGTGACGTCCAATACACGGGCAGCGCCCACCTCACTTTCACCTCAGCTCCACCTAGTGGCACGGCTACGCCTGTCTCCGCCCTGTCGCCCAACTCCGAGGAGCTGGGCAGATGTAACGGGCATCTACATGGAGGGTCAGGAACTGGGACGGGGACTGGTTCGCTGCCCAGGGCCAATGGAGAGTGTCGGGGAgcggggaggaaaggagagggcaTGGTGTCGGATCTGTTCAGTGAGATGAACCTGACAGAGATACAGAAGCTCAAGCAGCAGCTGCTACAG gcAGAGCGGGAGAAAACAGGGCTGTTGATCAGCCTGCAAGAGTGTCAGACGCAGCTGCAGCATACACAGGGTGCCCTGAACGAGCAGCACGAGAGGGCCCTCCGCCTCAGCGAGAGAGTCACCGCCCTCAGGCACCTGCACCGGGAGGCCCATCTCGCCCAGGAGGCCCAGCACGACCAGGAGGCCCACCACCTCAACCGAGAGGCCCTGATGGAgcagggagaagaggaagaggaggagaaagagaagggattAATACACAGCAGGGGCCAGGCATTCTGCCACCAGACCCCGGGTCTGGAGATCCTCCAGTGTAAATACAGGGTGGCTGTAACCGAGGTGGTCGAGCTAAAGGCTGAGCTGAAGTCACTGAGAGAGAGGTACAACCAGTGTGTGGAGGgcggggtggaggagaggacgcGCGGAGAGGCCCAGCACAGATCTCTGGAGCAGCAGGTGGGGAGGCTGGAGAGGAGCTGCCGGGAAGGTAGGGAGAAGGTGGGGGGCCTGGAGACGGAGCTGAGAACAGCCAAGAACATGGCCAGCGAGAGCCAGGGGGCGCTCAACGCAGCACAGGACGAACTGGTCACCTTCAGCGAGGAGCTGGCTCAACTTTACCACCACGTCTGCCTCTGTAACAACGAGACGCCCAACCGGGTGATGCTAGACTACTACAGACACGGCAGAGGACTAAGGGGTATCAGTGCCTCGCTCAAGGGTGACGACACCCGCGTTCTACTCACGCCCCGCCTTGCCCGGCGGCTCGCAGCCGTTGCCGCTGCAACCTCGTCGTCCACGGCGGAGTCTCGCAGCCCCTCGGAATCCCCATCCAAAGAGCGGTTGTCAGGAGAGGGAGGCCGGGACggggggagggacagagacagtcCTGTACCCCGCACCCCTCCTACGGGCTCCCCCAGCATCAGTgcctcttcctcatcttcctcatcatcATCGTCGCCTGCGGTAGAGCCAGCTGGAGACCTGCGTAGGGAACCCATGAACATCTATAACCTCAACGCCATCATCAGAGAGCAG GTGAGGCACCTCCAGAGGGCAGTGGACCGGTCACTGCAGCTGTCCAGACAGAGGGCTGCAGCCAGGGAACTGGCCCCACTGTTTGACAAGGACAAAGAGGCCTGTATGGAGGAGATCCTGAAGCTCAAGTCCCTGCTCAGCACCAAGAGAGAACAGATCGCTACCCTCAGACTGGTGCTCAAAGCGAACAAACAG ACTGCAGAGAATGCCCTGGCCAACCTGAAGAGTAAGTATGAGAATGAGAAGCACATGGTGACAGACACCATGATGAAGCTGAGGAACGAACTGAAGGCCCTGAAGGAGGACGCTGCCACCTTCTCCTCGCTCAGAGCCATGTTCGCCACCAG GTGTGACGAGTATGTGACTCAGCTGGACGAGATGCAGAGGCAGCTGGCTGCGGCGGAGGACGAGAAGAAGACCCTGAACTCCCTCCTGCGGATGGCCATCCAGCAGAAACTAGCCCTGACCCAGCGTCTGGAGGACCTAGCCTTCGACCAGGAGCAGTCGCACTGCACCCGCGGCGGCAAGGTGGCCCGCATGAAGAGCAGCACCCCCAAA TCTCTCATAGATCGTCAGAAGTCTGCTGCCACAGTGCCGCCAGTCTCCTCACAGCTAAGGTGGGAGAAGGCCTCCCAAGCCAGCAG ACGTAGCATTGTGTCGGCTATCCGGGAGTACCGAGCTCACTGCCCCCTGAGCAGCTACAGCAGCAGTCCTCCACGAGTGCCTCTCCTTTGGCTCGCCCAGCCGCCTTGTCCCCCTGGTCCTCTATAA
- the LOC139534206 gene encoding protein bicaudal D homolog 1-like isoform X4: MFHGGATFSQPTDPDQSADLCQRVRAWFTGSGDPQEEAGWKSAGDMVDDSSIKSARLLQQVLEGVHSALPCLFREMLGIKQRRDRRGNTSRAFGQTFSTQRKVAADGETNEENLLQESATKEAYYTSRLLGIQSELKQSRAVTVNTQADNEHLSTLLQELRESNEMLELQRSRMREEIREYKFREARLLQDYTELEEENITLQKLVSTLKQNQVEYEGLKHEIKVLEEETELLNSQLEDALRLKDISEAQLEEALDSLKSEREQKKHLRKELVHHLSLCDVQYTGSAHLTFTSAPPSGTATPVSALSPNSEELGRCNGHLHGGSGTGTGTGSLPRANGECRGAGRKGEGMVSDLFSEMNLTEIQKLKQQLLQAEREKTGLLISLQECQTQLQHTQGALNEQHERALRLSERVTALRHLHREAHLAQEAQHDQEAHHLNREALMEQGEEEEEEKEKGLIHSRGQAFCHQTPGLEILQCKYRVAVTEVVELKAELKSLRERYNQCVEGGVEERTRGEAQHRSLEQQVGRLERSCREGREKVGGLETELRTAKNMASESQGALNAAQDELVTFSEELAQLYHHVCLCNNETPNRVMLDYYRHGRGLRGISASLKGDDTRVLLTPRLARRLAAVAAATSSSTAESRSPSESPSKERLSGEGGRDGGRDRDSPVPRTPPTGSPSISASSSSSSSSSSPAVEPAGDLRREPMNIYNLNAIIREQVRHLQRAVDRSLQLSRQRAAARELAPLFDKDKEACMEEILKLKSLLSTKREQIATLRLVLKANKQTAENALANLKSKYENEKHMVTDTMMKLRNELKALKEDAATFSSLRAMFATRCDEYVTQLDEMQRQLAAAEDEKKTLNSLLRMAIQQKLALTQRLEDLAFDQEQSHCTRGGKVARMKSSTPKIVRSLLPQCRQSPHS, encoded by the exons GCGTTTGGCCAGACCTTCTCCACCCAGCGCAAGGTGGCTGCGGACGGGGAGACCAACGAGGAGAACCTCTTGCAGGAGTCAGCCACTAAGGAGGCATACTACACGAGTCGCCTGCTGGGGATCCAGTCAGAGCTCAAACAGAGCCGGGCCGTCACAGTCAACACGCAGGCCGACAACGAACACCTCAGTACACTGCTGCAGGAGCTCAGAGAG AGTAATGAGATGTTGGAGCTGCAGCGGAGCCGGATGAGAGAGGAGATCAGGGAGTATAAGTTCAGAGAGGCTCGACTCCTACAGGACTACACTgagctggaggaggagaacaTCACCCTGCAGAAACTAGTGTCCACTCTCAAACAGAACCAG gtgGAGTACGAGGGGTTAAAGCATGAGATCAAggttctggaggaggagaccgAGCTGCTGAACAGCCAGTTAGAAGACGCCTTACGTCTCAAAGACATCTCCGAGGCCCAGCTAGAGGAGGCCCTGGACTCCCTGAAGAGCGAGCGGGAGCAGAAGAAGCACCTCCGCAAGGAGCTGGTCCACCACCTCAGCCTGTGTGACGTCCAATACACGGGCAGCGCCCACCTCACTTTCACCTCAGCTCCACCTAGTGGCACGGCTACGCCTGTCTCCGCCCTGTCGCCCAACTCCGAGGAGCTGGGCAGATGTAACGGGCATCTACATGGAGGGTCAGGAACTGGGACGGGGACTGGTTCGCTGCCCAGGGCCAATGGAGAGTGTCGGGGAgcggggaggaaaggagagggcaTGGTGTCGGATCTGTTCAGTGAGATGAACCTGACAGAGATACAGAAGCTCAAGCAGCAGCTGCTACAG gcAGAGCGGGAGAAAACAGGGCTGTTGATCAGCCTGCAAGAGTGTCAGACGCAGCTGCAGCATACACAGGGTGCCCTGAACGAGCAGCACGAGAGGGCCCTCCGCCTCAGCGAGAGAGTCACCGCCCTCAGGCACCTGCACCGGGAGGCCCATCTCGCCCAGGAGGCCCAGCACGACCAGGAGGCCCACCACCTCAACCGAGAGGCCCTGATGGAgcagggagaagaggaagaggaggagaaagagaagggattAATACACAGCAGGGGCCAGGCATTCTGCCACCAGACCCCGGGTCTGGAGATCCTCCAGTGTAAATACAGGGTGGCTGTAACCGAGGTGGTCGAGCTAAAGGCTGAGCTGAAGTCACTGAGAGAGAGGTACAACCAGTGTGTGGAGGgcggggtggaggagaggacgcGCGGAGAGGCCCAGCACAGATCTCTGGAGCAGCAGGTGGGGAGGCTGGAGAGGAGCTGCCGGGAAGGTAGGGAGAAGGTGGGGGGCCTGGAGACGGAGCTGAGAACAGCCAAGAACATGGCCAGCGAGAGCCAGGGGGCGCTCAACGCAGCACAGGACGAACTGGTCACCTTCAGCGAGGAGCTGGCTCAACTTTACCACCACGTCTGCCTCTGTAACAACGAGACGCCCAACCGGGTGATGCTAGACTACTACAGACACGGCAGAGGACTAAGGGGTATCAGTGCCTCGCTCAAGGGTGACGACACCCGCGTTCTACTCACGCCCCGCCTTGCCCGGCGGCTCGCAGCCGTTGCCGCTGCAACCTCGTCGTCCACGGCGGAGTCTCGCAGCCCCTCGGAATCCCCATCCAAAGAGCGGTTGTCAGGAGAGGGAGGCCGGGACggggggagggacagagacagtcCTGTACCCCGCACCCCTCCTACGGGCTCCCCCAGCATCAGTgcctcttcctcatcttcctcatcatcATCGTCGCCTGCGGTAGAGCCAGCTGGAGACCTGCGTAGGGAACCCATGAACATCTATAACCTCAACGCCATCATCAGAGAGCAG GTGAGGCACCTCCAGAGGGCAGTGGACCGGTCACTGCAGCTGTCCAGACAGAGGGCTGCAGCCAGGGAACTGGCCCCACTGTTTGACAAGGACAAAGAGGCCTGTATGGAGGAGATCCTGAAGCTCAAGTCCCTGCTCAGCACCAAGAGAGAACAGATCGCTACCCTCAGACTGGTGCTCAAAGCGAACAAACAG ACTGCAGAGAATGCCCTGGCCAACCTGAAGAGTAAGTATGAGAATGAGAAGCACATGGTGACAGACACCATGATGAAGCTGAGGAACGAACTGAAGGCCCTGAAGGAGGACGCTGCCACCTTCTCCTCGCTCAGAGCCATGTTCGCCACCAG GTGTGACGAGTATGTGACTCAGCTGGACGAGATGCAGAGGCAGCTGGCTGCGGCGGAGGACGAGAAGAAGACCCTGAACTCCCTCCTGCGGATGGCCATCCAGCAGAAACTAGCCCTGACCCAGCGTCTGGAGGACCTAGCCTTCGACCAGGAGCAGTCGCACTGCACCCGCGGCGGCAAGGTGGCCCGCATGAAGAGCAGCACCCCCAAA ATCGTCAGAAGTCTGCTGCCACAGTGCCGCCAGTCTCCTCACAGCTAA
- the LOC139534206 gene encoding protein bicaudal D homolog 1-like isoform X3 — translation MFHGGATFSQPTDPDQSADLCQRVRAWFTGSGDPQEEAGWKSAGDMVDDSSIKSARLLQQVLEGVHSALPCLFREMLGIKQRRDRRGNTSRAFGQTFSTQRKVAADGETNEENLLQESATKEAYYTSRLLGIQSELKQSRAVTVNTQADNEHLSTLLQELRESNEMLELQRSRMREEIREYKFREARLLQDYTELEEENITLQKLVSTLKQNQVEYEGLKHEIKVLEEETELLNSQLEDALRLKDISEAQLEEALDSLKSEREQKKHLRKELVHHLSLCDVQYTGSAHLTFTSAPPSGTATPVSALSPNSEELGRCNGHLHGGSGTGTGTGSLPRANGECRGAGRKGEGMVSDLFSEMNLTEIQKLKQQLLQAEREKTGLLISLQECQTQLQHTQGALNEQHERALRLSERVTALRHLHREAHLAQEAQHDQEAHHLNREALMEQGEEEEEEKEKGLIHSRGQAFCHQTPGLEILQCKYRVAVTEVVELKAELKSLRERYNQCVEGGVEERTRGEAQHRSLEQQVGRLERSCREGREKVGGLETELRTAKNMASESQGALNAAQDELVTFSEELAQLYHHVCLCNNETPNRVMLDYYRHGRGLRGISASLKGDDTRVLLTPRLARRLAAVAAATSSSTAESRSPSESPSKERLSGEGGRDGGRDRDSPVPRTPPTGSPSISASSSSSSSSSSPAVEPAGDLRREPMNIYNLNAIIREQVRHLQRAVDRSLQLSRQRAAARELAPLFDKDKEACMEEILKLKSLLSTKREQIATLRLVLKANKQTAENALANLKSKYENEKHMVTDTMMKLRNELKALKEDAATFSSLRAMFATRCDEYVTQLDEMQRQLAAAEDEKKTLNSLLRMAIQQKLALTQRLEDLAFDQEQSHCTRGGKVARMKSSTPKSLIDRQKSAATVPPVSSQLRWEKASQASRRSIVSAIREYRAHCPLSSYSSSPPRVPLLWLAQPPCPPGPL, via the exons GCGTTTGGCCAGACCTTCTCCACCCAGCGCAAGGTGGCTGCGGACGGGGAGACCAACGAGGAGAACCTCTTGCAGGAGTCAGCCACTAAGGAGGCATACTACACGAGTCGCCTGCTGGGGATCCAGTCAGAGCTCAAACAGAGCCGGGCCGTCACAGTCAACACGCAGGCCGACAACGAACACCTCAGTACACTGCTGCAGGAGCTCAGAGAG AGTAATGAGATGTTGGAGCTGCAGCGGAGCCGGATGAGAGAGGAGATCAGGGAGTATAAGTTCAGAGAGGCTCGACTCCTACAGGACTACACTgagctggaggaggagaacaTCACCCTGCAGAAACTAGTGTCCACTCTCAAACAGAACCAG gtgGAGTACGAGGGGTTAAAGCATGAGATCAAggttctggaggaggagaccgAGCTGCTGAACAGCCAGTTAGAAGACGCCTTACGTCTCAAAGACATCTCCGAGGCCCAGCTAGAGGAGGCCCTGGACTCCCTGAAGAGCGAGCGGGAGCAGAAGAAGCACCTCCGCAAGGAGCTGGTCCACCACCTCAGCCTGTGTGACGTCCAATACACGGGCAGCGCCCACCTCACTTTCACCTCAGCTCCACCTAGTGGCACGGCTACGCCTGTCTCCGCCCTGTCGCCCAACTCCGAGGAGCTGGGCAGATGTAACGGGCATCTACATGGAGGGTCAGGAACTGGGACGGGGACTGGTTCGCTGCCCAGGGCCAATGGAGAGTGTCGGGGAgcggggaggaaaggagagggcaTGGTGTCGGATCTGTTCAGTGAGATGAACCTGACAGAGATACAGAAGCTCAAGCAGCAGCTGCTACAG gcAGAGCGGGAGAAAACAGGGCTGTTGATCAGCCTGCAAGAGTGTCAGACGCAGCTGCAGCATACACAGGGTGCCCTGAACGAGCAGCACGAGAGGGCCCTCCGCCTCAGCGAGAGAGTCACCGCCCTCAGGCACCTGCACCGGGAGGCCCATCTCGCCCAGGAGGCCCAGCACGACCAGGAGGCCCACCACCTCAACCGAGAGGCCCTGATGGAgcagggagaagaggaagaggaggagaaagagaagggattAATACACAGCAGGGGCCAGGCATTCTGCCACCAGACCCCGGGTCTGGAGATCCTCCAGTGTAAATACAGGGTGGCTGTAACCGAGGTGGTCGAGCTAAAGGCTGAGCTGAAGTCACTGAGAGAGAGGTACAACCAGTGTGTGGAGGgcggggtggaggagaggacgcGCGGAGAGGCCCAGCACAGATCTCTGGAGCAGCAGGTGGGGAGGCTGGAGAGGAGCTGCCGGGAAGGTAGGGAGAAGGTGGGGGGCCTGGAGACGGAGCTGAGAACAGCCAAGAACATGGCCAGCGAGAGCCAGGGGGCGCTCAACGCAGCACAGGACGAACTGGTCACCTTCAGCGAGGAGCTGGCTCAACTTTACCACCACGTCTGCCTCTGTAACAACGAGACGCCCAACCGGGTGATGCTAGACTACTACAGACACGGCAGAGGACTAAGGGGTATCAGTGCCTCGCTCAAGGGTGACGACACCCGCGTTCTACTCACGCCCCGCCTTGCCCGGCGGCTCGCAGCCGTTGCCGCTGCAACCTCGTCGTCCACGGCGGAGTCTCGCAGCCCCTCGGAATCCCCATCCAAAGAGCGGTTGTCAGGAGAGGGAGGCCGGGACggggggagggacagagacagtcCTGTACCCCGCACCCCTCCTACGGGCTCCCCCAGCATCAGTgcctcttcctcatcttcctcatcatcATCGTCGCCTGCGGTAGAGCCAGCTGGAGACCTGCGTAGGGAACCCATGAACATCTATAACCTCAACGCCATCATCAGAGAGCAG GTGAGGCACCTCCAGAGGGCAGTGGACCGGTCACTGCAGCTGTCCAGACAGAGGGCTGCAGCCAGGGAACTGGCCCCACTGTTTGACAAGGACAAAGAGGCCTGTATGGAGGAGATCCTGAAGCTCAAGTCCCTGCTCAGCACCAAGAGAGAACAGATCGCTACCCTCAGACTGGTGCTCAAAGCGAACAAACAG ACTGCAGAGAATGCCCTGGCCAACCTGAAGAGTAAGTATGAGAATGAGAAGCACATGGTGACAGACACCATGATGAAGCTGAGGAACGAACTGAAGGCCCTGAAGGAGGACGCTGCCACCTTCTCCTCGCTCAGAGCCATGTTCGCCACCAG GTGTGACGAGTATGTGACTCAGCTGGACGAGATGCAGAGGCAGCTGGCTGCGGCGGAGGACGAGAAGAAGACCCTGAACTCCCTCCTGCGGATGGCCATCCAGCAGAAACTAGCCCTGACCCAGCGTCTGGAGGACCTAGCCTTCGACCAGGAGCAGTCGCACTGCACCCGCGGCGGCAAGGTGGCCCGCATGAAGAGCAGCACCCCCAAA TCTCTCATAGATCGTCAGAAGTCTGCTGCCACAGTGCCGCCAGTCTCCTCACAGCTAAGGTGGGAGAAGGCCTCCCAAGCCAGCAG ACGTAGCATTGTGTCGGCTATCCGGGAGTACCGAGCTCACTGCCCCCTGAGCAGCTACAGCAGCAGTCCTCCACGAGTGCCTCTCCTTTGGCTCGCCCAGCCGCCTTGTCCCCCTGGTCCTCTATAA